Proteins encoded together in one Pseudomonadota bacterium window:
- a CDS encoding iron ABC transporter permease: MRHHKIPMLLAVLILLGVAITALTLGRYRIGLDTLIQVVFSALKGGDGKGTLLTPSMVLFSVRLPRVIVAVLVGAALSVSGAVFQGLFRNPLVSPSILGVSSGASFGATLAILFAGGSAWAVGSSAFLWGLIAVFLAYQIGRRGGNSVTSLVLAGVIISALFTAGVSFLKYRADPYQQLPAIVFWTMGSFNSVVWADAIRASSIIILGLIFIYVLRWWLNPMAMGDEDATTLGIDVPRARFIYILITTLIVAASVSVCGNIGWVGLVVPHMARIIVGSDHDALIPFAALSGGIFMLVMDTLARVLPGGEIPVGILTSLIGAPFFAYLLITNERKGEWQN, from the coding sequence ATGAGACATCATAAGATTCCCATGTTACTTGCAGTGTTGATCCTTTTGGGGGTTGCCATTACAGCTCTGACGCTGGGCCGTTACCGGATTGGCCTTGACACCCTCATTCAGGTTGTATTCTCTGCGCTGAAAGGAGGTGATGGGAAGGGAACCCTGTTGACTCCCTCCATGGTTCTTTTCTCAGTGCGTCTTCCACGGGTAATTGTTGCCGTATTGGTAGGGGCGGCGCTCTCGGTTTCCGGGGCAGTTTTCCAGGGCCTTTTCCGGAACCCTCTTGTTTCTCCGAGTATCCTCGGTGTGAGTTCAGGGGCGAGCTTTGGCGCTACGCTGGCTATCCTCTTTGCCGGCGGTTCAGCCTGGGCAGTGGGATCGTCGGCATTTCTCTGGGGGCTTATCGCCGTATTCCTTGCCTACCAGATCGGCCGTCGAGGCGGCAATTCCGTGACGAGTCTTGTCCTTGCGGGCGTCATCATTTCCGCCCTCTTCACGGCTGGCGTCTCCTTTCTCAAATACAGGGCAGACCCCTATCAACAATTGCCTGCAATCGTATTCTGGACAATGGGGAGTTTCAACAGCGTCGTTTGGGCAGATGCCATACGGGCTTCTTCCATTATCATCCTCGGATTGATTTTTATCTATGTGCTCCGCTGGTGGCTCAATCCAATGGCCATGGGCGATGAAGATGCCACAACCCTCGGTATTGACGTACCTCGCGCCAGGTTTATCTATATCCTCATAACCACGCTCATAGTTGCAGCATCGGTGTCGGTGTGCGGAAACATCGGCTGGGTTGGACTTGTGGTTCCCCATATGGCGAGGATCATCGTTGGTTCTGACCATGATGCACTCATCCCCTTTGCGGCGCTTTCGGGCGGCATATTTATGCTCGTTATGGACACGCTGGCCCGAGTATTGCCAGGCGGGGAAATACCGGTAGGCATTTTAACTTCTCTTATCGGCGCCCCTTTTTTTGCCTATTTGCTCATTACCAATGAACGTAAAGGGGAATGGCAGAACTGA
- the hcp gene encoding hydroxylamine reductase: protein MFCYQCEQTAKGEGCTKAGVCGKQPDVAALQDLLVYTIIELSYYAIAARGVGIIDQETDIFTLEALFSTLTNVDFDPERFIVLINRSVSLRDALKEKVKATGVNIDPIETKTKFKPETTLEGLIKQGEQVGLESYPANSEDIRSLKHILLFGLKGVAAYAYHAQLLGREDDAIYVFTYNALSALTEENLMLNDLLPLVLKCGEINLKAMEILDAANTGAYGHPVPAKVPLGAKKGKAILVSGHDLKDLEDILKQTADKGVFVYTHGEMLPAHGYPELKKYPHFYGHYGTAWQNQHKDFAQFPGAILMTTNCIQKPLDTYMDSIFTAGTVGWPGVAHISDRNFAPVIEKALSMQGFAEDTNGKSVMVGFARNTVMSVADKVIEAVKNKDIRHFFLVAGCDGAKPGRNYYTEFVEKIPKDCIVLTLACGKFRFFDKDLGDIGGIPRLLDIGQCNDAYSAIQIAVALSNAFNVSVNDLPLSFILSWYEQKAVAILLTLFYLGIRNIRLGPTLPAFVTPNVLDVLIRTFDIKPIATPDEDLKAILG, encoded by the coding sequence ATGTTTTGTTATCAATGTGAACAAACGGCAAAAGGCGAGGGATGCACAAAGGCCGGTGTATGTGGTAAACAGCCCGATGTTGCAGCTCTTCAGGATCTTCTCGTTTATACGATTATAGAACTCTCGTACTATGCAATTGCCGCCAGAGGGGTGGGTATTATAGACCAGGAGACCGATATATTTACCCTCGAAGCCCTTTTTTCAACTTTGACTAATGTAGACTTTGATCCGGAACGTTTTATAGTGTTGATCAACCGTAGCGTTTCATTAAGGGATGCTTTAAAGGAAAAGGTTAAGGCAACAGGAGTGAATATTGACCCAATAGAAACAAAGACAAAATTTAAGCCCGAAACCACCCTTGAGGGCCTTATCAAACAGGGGGAACAGGTCGGGTTGGAGTCATATCCTGCCAATAGTGAGGATATTCGCTCGTTGAAACATATTCTTCTCTTCGGGCTCAAAGGTGTTGCTGCCTATGCTTACCATGCACAACTTCTCGGCAGGGAAGACGATGCCATCTACGTATTTACATATAATGCTCTTTCAGCGCTTACAGAAGAAAATCTCATGCTGAATGATCTTTTGCCCCTTGTGCTCAAATGCGGCGAGATTAATTTAAAAGCCATGGAAATACTCGATGCCGCAAATACAGGTGCATACGGGCATCCTGTTCCTGCAAAGGTGCCCCTTGGCGCAAAGAAAGGCAAGGCCATCCTCGTCTCCGGACATGACCTGAAAGACCTCGAAGATATTCTGAAGCAGACTGCTGATAAAGGCGTCTTTGTGTACACCCACGGCGAGATGCTCCCGGCGCACGGATATCCGGAACTGAAAAAATATCCTCATTTTTATGGACATTATGGAACTGCATGGCAGAACCAGCATAAAGATTTTGCCCAATTCCCCGGCGCAATCCTGATGACTACAAATTGTATTCAGAAACCGCTGGATACATATATGGACAGCATATTTACTGCTGGCACGGTGGGATGGCCGGGTGTTGCACACATCTCTGACCGTAATTTTGCTCCTGTTATCGAAAAAGCCCTGTCTATGCAAGGATTCGCCGAAGATACCAACGGTAAGTCCGTTATGGTGGGATTTGCCAGAAATACCGTTATGAGTGTAGCAGACAAGGTAATAGAAGCAGTCAAAAACAAAGACATACGTCATTTCTTCCTTGTTGCGGGTTGCGATGGGGCAAAACCCGGCAGGAACTATTATACAGAGTTTGTGGAAAAAATCCCGAAAGATTGTATAGTATTGACCCTTGCTTGCGGCAAGTTCCGTTTTTTCGACAAAGACCTGGGCGATATTGGCGGCATCCCGAGGCTTCTCGATATCGGGCAGTGTAACGATGCATACTCAGCGATACAGATTGCAGTTGCCCTTTCAAATGCCTTTAATGTCAGCGTAAACGACCTGCCTCTCTCGTTCATCCTTTCCTGGTATGAACAGAAGGCTGTAGCAATCCTGCTGACTTTATTCTATCTCGGCATCAGAAATATCCGTCTTGGCCCGACACTCCCTGCTTTTGTTACCCCGAATGTGCTGGATGTGTTGATAAGGACATTTGACATCAAACCGATTGCAACACCGGATGAAGATCTGAAGGCGATATTAGGATGA
- a CDS encoding pyridoxamine 5'-phosphate oxidase family protein — protein sequence MTKEEIISFVNANPVCYLATVEGNSPHVRAMGMYKADERGIILQTGTIKGMYREIAQNPKIELCFNGGEKVVRVSGTAEFIEDQDLKEEIIKARLFLKPLVDTQGYDVIKVFRVTNAVATVWTMAANLEPMEFIKL from the coding sequence ATGACTAAAGAAGAAATAATCAGCTTTGTGAACGCAAACCCGGTCTGCTACCTTGCTACGGTTGAAGGCAACTCACCACATGTCCGTGCCATGGGGATGTATAAGGCTGACGAAAGAGGAATCATTCTTCAAACGGGCACAATTAAGGGTATGTACAGGGAGATTGCCCAAAATCCGAAAATTGAGCTGTGTTTTAACGGAGGAGAGAAAGTTGTGCGTGTAAGCGGGACTGCCGAGTTTATAGAGGATCAGGATCTCAAAGAGGAAATTATAAAGGCACGGCTTTTCCTGAAACCATTAGTGGATACTCAGGGCTATGATGTCATAAAAGTTTTTCGTGTTACTAATGCTGTGGCTACTGTCTGGACAATGGCTGCCAATCTCGAACCCATGGAATTTATTAAGCTGTAG
- a CDS encoding ABC transporter substrate-binding protein — protein MIRDKFMWRIISSCLIGIFFVLLGLFSSSEGAAAEKTKTVIDRIGRTVKIPVDPQRIACFFGPSYEKVFLLGSADKVAVMSIKQPPWSQKLNPALKTMQIMPSYSDPDVEKILSMGIDLVFYWNMSQQIEKMSAAGIPVVCPTSGRQMPKTMAQFIQGYKEDIRFYGEVLGEKAKKIADAYCDYYDKRVKRLLTVTSRIPESKRPKVYYIAGRNIFGTQGRYSLGHWLVEMAGGTFASKDLDTYFADASMEQIIAWNPDVIVVGGLTSANAIDADPRWQVIKAVKEEKVYTCPEGVFHWGHGSSEVFLFAMWLAKILHPDKFHNLDLEGELKSYYARFYHHVLSTDDVNSILKHTPPAGLEKFKLTSP, from the coding sequence GTGATAAGAGATAAATTTATGTGGAGAATCATTTCCAGTTGCCTTATCGGCATATTCTTTGTTTTGCTCGGTTTGTTTTCAAGCTCTGAAGGTGCTGCTGCTGAAAAGACAAAAACAGTTATTGACCGGATCGGGAGGACCGTCAAGATACCGGTAGACCCTCAACGGATTGCCTGCTTTTTCGGACCTTCTTATGAAAAGGTTTTTCTGCTGGGTTCAGCAGACAAGGTAGCCGTCATGTCCATCAAGCAACCGCCATGGTCACAAAAACTGAACCCTGCTCTGAAGACAATGCAAATCATGCCCTCCTACTCTGATCCTGATGTAGAAAAAATCCTTTCCATGGGGATCGATCTCGTTTTCTACTGGAACATGAGCCAACAGATAGAAAAAATGTCAGCCGCAGGCATCCCTGTGGTCTGCCCCACTTCAGGCAGACAGATGCCGAAGACTATGGCGCAGTTCATACAAGGCTACAAGGAGGATATCCGTTTTTACGGGGAGGTGCTCGGTGAAAAGGCCAAAAAGATTGCCGATGCTTATTGCGATTACTACGACAAGCGCGTAAAGAGATTACTGACTGTGACGTCCCGGATTCCTGAGAGCAAAAGACCGAAAGTCTATTATATTGCCGGCAGAAATATTTTCGGCACTCAGGGCCGCTATTCTCTGGGCCACTGGCTTGTGGAGATGGCAGGAGGCACCTTTGCGTCTAAGGATCTGGATACCTACTTTGCCGATGCTTCAATGGAGCAGATTATAGCGTGGAATCCTGATGTAATTGTCGTGGGTGGTCTTACCTCCGCAAACGCAATAGACGCTGATCCACGCTGGCAGGTAATTAAGGCGGTAAAAGAAGAAAAGGTATATACCTGTCCAGAAGGAGTCTTCCATTGGGGCCACGGAAGCAGCGAGGTTTTTCTTTTCGCCATGTGGCTTGCCAAAATCCTTCATCCTGATAAATTTCATAATCTTGACCTTGAAGGAGAACTTAAAAGTTACTATGCACGATTTTACCACCACGTGCTGAGCACCGATGACGTGAACAGCATTCTGAAACACACACCTCCGGCAGGTTTGGAAAAATTCAAACTCACCAGCCCTTAA
- a CDS encoding class I SAM-dependent methyltransferase has translation MSKIAWNSRGYKKFDAERAQEYTRIANEVFAPIYPVIADRIIERCAIEDGLCIDVGSGPANLAVAVTKRTRFVTYAMDFSSQISPMAKENIIAAGLTERITPIVGDVHRMPFQDDAATLVVSRGSMRFWKNKPTAFREIRRVLKPGGKGYVGGGAGSTELSEEIGRRMSAIDKGWDKRPKFKYRKNNIPYFEGVMAKAGFNRYEIINDDSGFWIYVEKER, from the coding sequence ATGAGTAAAATAGCCTGGAATTCCAGGGGTTACAAAAAATTTGATGCTGAAAGGGCTCAGGAATACACCCGTATTGCCAACGAGGTCTTCGCCCCCATATACCCTGTCATAGCAGATCGGATTATAGAGCGCTGTGCCATTGAGGACGGTCTGTGCATAGATGTGGGCAGCGGTCCGGCAAATCTTGCTGTAGCCGTAACAAAAAGAACCAGGTTTGTTACATACGCCATGGATTTTTCTTCGCAGATTTCCCCCATGGCTAAAGAAAACATTATTGCAGCCGGGCTGACAGAGCGAATTACGCCTATCGTGGGTGATGTGCATCGTATGCCCTTTCAGGATGACGCTGCAACGCTCGTGGTGAGCAGAGGCTCCATGCGCTTCTGGAAAAACAAACCCACGGCTTTTCGTGAGATCAGAAGAGTTCTCAAACCGGGTGGCAAGGGCTATGTAGGAGGCGGCGCCGGTTCGACAGAACTGAGTGAAGAGATAGGAAGAAGGATGAGCGCCATCGATAAGGGATGGGATAAAAGACCGAAATTCAAGTACCGGAAAAATAATATTCCTTATTTTGAGGGGGTTATGGCGAAAGCCGGTTTTAACCGATATGAGATTATTAATGACGATTCGGGGTTCTGGATCTATGTGGAGAAAGAAAGGTGA
- a CDS encoding ABC transporter ATP-binding protein encodes MNTYPIEKGDRIEPVLSVIKLNFGYGQRPVLQDITFSVERDTICGLLGPNASGKTTLLKCIDGVLTPKDGSVQVEGNSVRRLGRRDVARLMAVVPQQTTVVFSFTALQMVVMGRAARLTRFRLPSARDYSEAEAAMDGLGIAALAERFFNELSGGEKQLVLLARALFQDTQILLLDEPTSHLDFKNQFMLMDVIRDVTKKKHLTTLVSLHDPNLAARYCDRMVMLKAGRLYKEGSKDAVFEQDTLEQVYGMKVRVENTSEGTSVVVPVRR; translated from the coding sequence ATGAATACATATCCCATTGAAAAGGGAGACCGGATCGAACCGGTCCTGTCTGTCATTAAACTAAATTTCGGTTATGGGCAAAGACCTGTCCTGCAAGATATCACCTTTTCCGTTGAGAGAGATACAATTTGTGGGCTCCTTGGCCCTAATGCATCAGGAAAGACTACTCTTCTCAAGTGTATTGACGGGGTTCTTACTCCAAAAGACGGTTCTGTTCAAGTAGAAGGCAATAGTGTGAGGCGGCTGGGGAGGCGTGATGTTGCGAGACTGATGGCTGTTGTGCCCCAGCAAACTACGGTTGTTTTCTCTTTCACAGCCCTGCAGATGGTGGTCATGGGTAGAGCGGCAAGATTGACTCGATTCAGGCTTCCATCGGCACGGGACTATTCCGAAGCTGAAGCCGCAATGGACGGACTTGGTATTGCCGCCCTTGCGGAACGTTTTTTTAATGAATTGAGTGGAGGAGAGAAACAGCTTGTTCTTCTGGCGCGGGCACTCTTCCAGGATACCCAAATCCTCCTTCTCGATGAACCCACATCTCACCTTGATTTCAAAAATCAGTTCATGCTTATGGATGTTATACGGGATGTAACGAAGAAAAAGCACCTGACCACGCTGGTCAGTCTCCATGACCCTAACCTGGCAGCACGATACTGTGACCGTATGGTGATGCTTAAGGCTGGAAGGCTTTATAAGGAGGGATCGAAAGATGCTGTCTTCGAACAAGATACATTGGAACAGGTCTATGGAATGAAGGTTCGGGTAGAAAACACGTCGGAGGGGACATCGGTTGTGGTCCCGGTGCGAAGATGA
- a CDS encoding dehydrogenase — translation MDLIISNLRIFAEKDRVDEYIKAASQKMNISEEDIKFSKILSKSLDARSKKQFYYEMSIVVSISDSFDNKENFPVYIGNIKAERKAKNIKERPVIVGFGPAGMFAALELIDYGIQPLIFERGKKIEERSIDVQRFLNERDLDPESNIQFGEGGAGSYSDGKLFSRIKNSENVSRVLDTFIKFGAPEEIGYISKPHLGTDVLRRIVKNIRSYILERGGEIFYASKMTDILISDGKAFGVVINGDKEHRSSMIYLALGHSARDTFEMIHKKGIAIEQKPISVGVRIEHPAETINLIRYGNKYKDFPGIGAADYSFTYTNRKIGRGVYTFCMCPGGEILNASSENGMLVLNGMSYSTRSSLYSNSAIVVTCHTDDYGSTHPLAGIEFQRDIERKAFKAGGDKWEAPAQNLLDFLSGRISDSLNRNSYRMGVVAVNMKDIFPKFVDEALLMAFNKWKEDYPLFVSDHAILLGAETRTSSPVRIKRTEEYESINIKNLYPIGEGSGYAGGITSSAADAIKAVESSLSNIDSSR, via the coding sequence TTGGATTTAATAATAAGCAATTTGCGAATATTCGCTGAAAAAGACAGGGTGGATGAATATATAAAGGCTGCCTCTCAAAAAATGAACATTAGCGAAGAAGATATAAAATTCTCTAAAATACTCAGCAAATCGCTTGATGCAAGGAGCAAAAAACAGTTCTATTACGAAATGTCAATAGTTGTAAGTATTTCTGATAGTTTCGACAACAAAGAAAATTTCCCTGTCTACATTGGAAATATAAAGGCAGAAAGGAAAGCAAAAAACATTAAGGAGAGACCTGTAATAGTAGGTTTTGGTCCTGCCGGTATGTTCGCCGCCCTTGAGCTGATTGATTATGGAATTCAACCCTTAATATTTGAAAGAGGCAAAAAGATAGAAGAGCGCTCCATTGATGTTCAAAGATTTTTGAATGAAAGAGATCTGGACCCTGAATCAAATATCCAGTTTGGTGAAGGCGGCGCCGGTTCATATTCAGATGGAAAGTTATTTTCCAGGATAAAAAATTCTGAAAATGTAAGCAGGGTTCTTGATACCTTTATTAAGTTCGGCGCCCCTGAAGAAATTGGGTATATCAGCAAACCCCATCTGGGAACAGACGTGTTGCGGCGGATAGTCAAGAATATACGTAGCTATATCCTTGAAAGAGGCGGCGAAATATTTTATGCCTCAAAAATGACGGACATACTGATATCAGACGGCAAAGCCTTTGGCGTAGTGATAAATGGAGATAAAGAACATCGTTCTTCAATGATCTATCTTGCATTAGGACATTCTGCGCGCGATACTTTTGAGATGATTCATAAAAAAGGTATTGCCATTGAGCAGAAGCCGATTTCAGTCGGTGTGAGAATAGAACATCCTGCCGAAACTATTAATCTTATAAGATATGGTAATAAATATAAGGACTTTCCCGGTATAGGGGCTGCTGATTATTCCTTTACCTATACCAATAGAAAAATAGGAAGGGGGGTGTATACATTCTGCATGTGCCCCGGAGGCGAAATATTAAATGCTTCATCTGAAAACGGCATGTTGGTGCTAAACGGTATGAGCTACTCGACAAGATCATCGCTATACTCAAATTCAGCGATTGTTGTAACTTGTCACACAGATGATTATGGGTCAACCCATCCGTTGGCCGGTATTGAGTTTCAAAGAGACATAGAGAGAAAGGCTTTTAAAGCCGGAGGTGATAAATGGGAAGCCCCTGCACAAAATCTGTTGGATTTTTTATCCGGGAGGATCTCCGACAGCTTGAACAGGAATTCGTACAGGATGGGGGTTGTGGCTGTTAACATGAAGGATATCTTCCCGAAGTTCGTAGATGAAGCGCTTTTAATGGCATTTAATAAATGGAAAGAGGATTATCCGTTATTTGTTTCAGACCATGCGATTTTGTTAGGCGCAGAAACAAGAACTTCCTCCCCTGTGAGGATTAAGCGTACCGAAGAATATGAATCAATAAATATAAAAAACCTGTATCCTATTGGAGAAGGTTCCGGTTACGCAGGTGGCATAACAAGTTCGGCCGCTGATGCCATAAAAGCAGTGGAAAGCAGTCTGTCAAATATTGACAGTTCCAGATAA
- a CDS encoding MFS transporter, whose product MSPFLLLCIAGFCAIFSSTIAKSPVLPLFASYLGAEPAAVGSIAAVSAFTGVLFSIPVGMFSDRLGRRKILICSAIVFATAPFLYFFVTKLWQLALIRFYHGLATAAFGPVALAYVADLFHIERGEKMGWFSTATLLGRFMAPLAGGALIGFLVFNPSLSYDVVYMVCSAAGILALIFILKTPEPEKNIQHLRNWTETIKSLTGVISNPVILVTSSAEAAVLFAYGTFETFLPLYALKSGLNAYETGICLSAQVISLALTKPLMGRISDRHGRPPQIIIGALLGAMSIGGFALFGSFIPFVVLSILFGISMSTLTSATSAFIADLSRSARGSAMGILGSIMDIGHTTGPLAAGIIAGSFGYYFSFITAASVLIGVALLFTMVVNQKKI is encoded by the coding sequence ATGAGCCCCTTTCTATTGCTTTGCATCGCCGGTTTTTGCGCAATATTCAGCTCTACAATTGCCAAAAGTCCTGTTCTTCCGCTTTTTGCATCATATCTCGGCGCAGAGCCTGCAGCCGTAGGCAGTATTGCCGCTGTCTCGGCCTTTACCGGTGTGCTGTTCAGCATACCTGTGGGCATGTTCTCCGACAGGCTGGGTAGAAGGAAGATACTTATATGCTCGGCGATTGTCTTTGCGACAGCGCCCTTCCTCTATTTTTTTGTTACAAAACTCTGGCAGCTTGCACTTATAAGGTTTTATCACGGGCTTGCAACCGCTGCCTTTGGACCTGTAGCGCTGGCCTATGTTGCCGACCTTTTTCATATCGAGCGTGGGGAGAAAATGGGTTGGTTCTCAACGGCGACCCTTCTTGGCCGGTTTATGGCTCCTCTTGCAGGCGGTGCGCTTATCGGGTTTCTGGTCTTTAACCCGTCATTGAGCTATGACGTTGTTTATATGGTGTGTAGTGCAGCAGGCATCCTTGCTCTCATCTTTATCCTAAAAACACCTGAGCCTGAAAAAAACATCCAGCATCTTAGGAACTGGACTGAAACTATTAAATCATTAACGGGCGTTATATCGAACCCCGTCATCCTTGTAACAAGCAGCGCTGAGGCGGCGGTGCTTTTTGCGTATGGCACTTTCGAAACCTTTCTCCCGCTTTATGCACTTAAAAGCGGCCTGAATGCCTACGAAACAGGCATATGCCTTTCTGCGCAGGTTATCAGCCTCGCCCTTACAAAACCGCTGATGGGCCGCATTTCCGACAGACATGGCAGGCCGCCCCAGATCATCATTGGAGCCCTTCTCGGTGCAATGTCCATAGGGGGATTTGCACTATTCGGTTCTTTTATACCTTTTGTTGTACTTAGTATTTTATTTGGAATCAGCATGTCGACGCTAACCTCGGCTACATCGGCATTTATAGCAGATTTAAGCCGGTCTGCACGGGGTTCTGCAATGGGAATACTCGGATCAATTATGGATATCGGCCATACTACGGGTCCTCTTGCCGCAGGTATTATCGCAGGCAGTTTTGGATACTATTTTTCTTTCATAACCGCTGCATCGGTACTCATAGGTGTAGCGCTGCTCTTCACAATGGTTGTTAATCAAAAGAAGATATAA
- a CDS encoding LETM1 domain-containing protein: protein MIKHLITSQIKKNIDLITNETREIEGFTKLLMKHRNSGVKWTQEEKSQLKHSLRRIAMYVPILFVFLLPFGTLLLPVLAESLDRRKAKRAAINQDSHSL, encoded by the coding sequence ATGATAAAGCATTTAATAACATCACAAATCAAAAAAAATATAGATTTAATTACAAACGAAACAAGAGAAATTGAGGGTTTTACAAAACTATTGATGAAACATAGAAACTCCGGGGTAAAATGGACGCAGGAAGAAAAATCCCAATTAAAGCACTCTTTACGTCGAATTGCTATGTATGTACCGATATTGTTTGTATTCCTTCTTCCCTTCGGCACATTGCTTCTTCCAGTTTTGGCAGAAAGTCTTGACAGAAGGAAAGCCAAACGGGCGGCAATTAATCAGGATTCTCACAGCCTGTAA
- a CDS encoding methyl-accepting chemotaxis protein — translation MGLKIFRIMHLGNLTIKARLGVGLGLIIAFMVILTITGIWSLYGINGKLERIIKVDNAKIELAYVIQNAVSTLDKSMLTIVLANDESVAKAEKKKIDDAREVYNTSLKKLETLENTAKGKELIEEIKQNITIVYNANDKIIEQAAAGNIGQASTMLSGSLQISAMLTEACNVMVKYQQERIGIGAKDAYTTYTRARYFLLIIGAVVFVFAIFLASFLARSITKPLREGVLVAQRIAEGDLTALIEVTGTDETSQLLGAMKDMVMKLQRIISGVKTAAGNIASASHQLNSSSELMSQGAGEQAGRATQVATASEEMSQTILDIAKNTSSIETSATETANLAKNGEVVVDSSVEKIKSIAKTIDESAQLIKSLGDRSNQIGEIVTVIDDIADQTNLLALNAAIEAARAGDVGRGFAVVADEVKKLAERAGNATAKIGGMIKAIQSEVHQIVLSMENITKEVKSGVILSTQAGDVLRNIVGGVEQLHVMVQQIASATEEMAATSEEINKDIDSIASVSKDTSGNSIQIARASQELANLSVNLESVIGGFRV, via the coding sequence ATGGGTTTAAAAATATTCAGAATTATGCATTTAGGAAACCTTACGATAAAAGCGCGATTAGGAGTTGGGTTAGGGCTCATTATTGCTTTTATGGTCATACTTACCATAACCGGTATATGGAGTCTGTATGGCATTAACGGCAAGCTTGAGCGGATTATCAAGGTAGATAATGCGAAGATTGAACTTGCCTATGTAATACAGAACGCTGTCAGCACACTTGACAAGAGCATGCTCACCATTGTGTTGGCCAATGATGAGTCTGTGGCAAAGGCCGAGAAGAAGAAGATCGACGATGCCCGGGAGGTCTACAATACCTCGCTTAAGAAGCTTGAGACACTGGAAAACACAGCAAAAGGAAAGGAGCTTATCGAAGAGATCAAACAGAATATTACAATCGTCTATAACGCAAACGACAAGATAATCGAGCAAGCTGCGGCCGGCAATATCGGCCAGGCAAGTACTATGCTGTCCGGGTCTCTCCAGATATCCGCCATGCTCACCGAGGCGTGTAACGTGATGGTAAAGTATCAGCAGGAACGTATCGGCATCGGAGCAAAAGATGCATATACAACTTACACAAGGGCCCGCTATTTCCTCCTGATCATCGGGGCTGTAGTCTTTGTTTTTGCAATATTCCTTGCTTCCTTTCTTGCAAGGAGCATTACAAAACCGTTAAGAGAAGGGGTCCTGGTTGCACAAAGGATTGCCGAAGGTGATTTAACCGCCCTTATAGAGGTTACTGGAACAGATGAGACAAGTCAGCTTCTAGGAGCTATGAAAGATATGGTAATGAAGCTTCAGCGTATTATTAGCGGGGTTAAGACCGCTGCAGGGAATATTGCATCAGCAAGCCACCAGTTAAATTCAAGTTCTGAATTGATGTCCCAGGGAGCAGGGGAACAAGCCGGCAGGGCGACACAGGTTGCAACTGCTTCAGAGGAAATGTCACAAACAATACTCGACATTGCGAAAAATACATCCAGCATAGAAACTTCTGCAACAGAAACAGCTAATTTAGCAAAGAACGGGGAGGTAGTTGTAGACAGTTCGGTTGAAAAGATAAAATCCATAGCAAAAACAATCGATGAATCGGCACAGTTGATCAAATCACTGGGCGACCGCTCCAATCAGATAGGAGAAATCGTAACGGTAATTGACGATATAGCGGACCAAACGAATCTTTTGGCGCTCAATGCCGCCATTGAGGCTGCCCGGGCCGGAGATGTGGGGCGGGGCTTTGCAGTTGTTGCCGATGAAGTGAAAAAGCTTGCAGAAAGAGCCGGTAATGCTACCGCTAAGATAGGAGGGATGATTAAAGCCATTCAGAGCGAAGTCCATCAGATTGTTCTATCCATGGAGAACATAACAAAGGAAGTGAAATCAGGCGTTATTTTATCCACGCAGGCCGGAGATGTATTGCGCAACATAGTAGGAGGCGTAGAGCAACTTCACGTCATGGTACAGCAGATAGCATCGGCAACTGAAGAAATGGCGGCTACCTCGGAAGAGATCAACAAAGATATAGATTCTATCGCATCGGTTTCAAAAGATACATCAGGCAATTCCATACAGATAGCCAGGGCATCTCAAGAACTGGCCAATCTATCCGTCAACCTTGAGAGCGTTATAGGCGGGTTCAGGGTGTAA